The DNA window GGTTCAGTGAGACGCTTCTTTGAAATCTATGGTGCATCCCCAATTCAGTAAACGTTGGATCCAGCATGGTGAGATCTGAGGGCTGGTGTTGAAGATCCTATGGTGTATGCGCGTCACGTTCCACACAGGATCATTGTATGAATGCTAACAAATAAATTCAGTAAAATATATATGACCCCGGGGGGATCGAACTGACGCCCTCATGTATCTAGGGGTTTGGACAACACTCTCGTCCACTACGCCACTTCAATTTTGCTGTTAATGGAATGGGTTAGAACGAAAATAAAGAAAActgaaattttaaaattcaagTCATCGCGCCAAAGCCCAGCGTCGTCTCCTTCGTTAGTGCTTCAGAATCTCAGACACCTTAGGCCACGGTTTTATGGTGTTTCCATAGAACCTGCAAAATCATAAAACGCTATATACACGACGAAAATCAACAAGGAAGCCATTGATTGACTCGTTTTGGCTCCCTAAGCATGATGGTGCCATTAATTTGgtccaattttccttatttcagaaagccctaaaccAAACCTTGGAACCCTAGCCATGGCGAATTCCCCATCTCGCGGTTAAAATATAATCAAACCATCCAGAAAGATTCGAAACATCATTAAGAACAATAATATGCAATAGAATTGTATCAATTATGCACGATTTAACGAAAACGAATCTAAGATTTTGAATGCAAATCGTAAGCGTATAAGCTCTGATTGCAATGCTTTAGGGTTCGATAGCGACTGGGGAGTGATCAGGAGTGCTTCCAGGATATGTTTGAACCTTCAAAGGCCTCTGAATTCCCTTCAATCTTTCAAACCGACTTCCACCTTTTCTTGAGATTTTTTGAACTTTTCACGTGTTCTGTAGGGCTGCAAATCCTTGTAAAACCGACCCCCCTTTGCGACCTGAATTTCTTTGGATTTTATAGGAGATGCCCATTAGGTCAGTAACAATGAATCCATATCAAAATAGAAGATTGAAATTTGGTTTAATGGAAATCGAATCTTTCCTCCTTTTTCCAATCTCACACGATTCTCTTCCCCCatgtcatatattttttattttttagaaagaTCCCACATATCTTTTATGACTAAGtctgattttttcatattttaaggttttattaaatatttaaatgaataacaattcaaataaacgctaataaaatcacaaaaataaatgACGGGTGCAAAGGCCCCTCTTAAGGTCCTGGACATATTTAAAATCCAAATAGTAGGCCCATTAGTCACCAACCCTCAAATTGTCCTCCATTCATTTTCTCTGatctttgtttaggagagtgtgtcttggagccttgaactttgatttgaattcgaacaagagaaataggatgggcaaattttggggtatgacacactagAATTGGTAACCCATTTCGGTACAAAATCACCTACGTATGGAGAGTATCAACCCAATGAAAGAAAATTCACTCTTAATAGTGATAAGTACAAATTAGTCTGATTTATACTCTCCCAATTCAGTGCCTCTTTTCCTAATACTATCCGTGAATTTCAATCCTTGTTCCCCCCAAATTTGAGACCCCTCTCACTTTCACTCAAACACTTAAATAGTCTATTCTCCTAACTTGAAATATGACCCAAGAATATATTATTACAAAACAAACTGACAAACAAAGActcaataacaataaaaattatcaaGCTAAACAATGCAAGGTCTGAGTCTTCACAGAGTAGAACGACTCCTTAAATAGCAATAATAATCAAGCTAGAAAGTCCAGTAGGAGTTTTGATTTGAATGCGACTAAACCTCTAAAGCGCATGTGATTACTCTTCAATAATGTTGATTGCAAGTCTTGATTGACCACATCTTGAATAAATCTAAATCTCTTAAATATAACAAACTCAATTTCTCTAAAACGGATTCACATTAAATCTTTCTTAAACTAAAATGCGCATAAACAATCAAATCTATGGTTgtacataaaagaaaacaaatctcCAAATGTGCAAAAATTACTATAAACAGCTTTCATGCTAAACTTGTTGCTTTCTACTAAAGTGTCTTAAATCACTTTAAGAGAGGATGTCTCACAACTTAACTAAACATCTTTTTACACATGTTGCCTATCACATGTAATAACAAGTAACATTTAGACTATAAATGAGTTAAATGTTTGATATAGAAGATATGTGACTCATAGTATAGTGGCATAAAGTTTTGAGTGGAAATGTGGCATATCTCTCTCTCTTAAAATTTCTTATTCCTAATTTTGACACTCCTCCGAATTCTTTAATTAGTGAAAATCATATAACGTATTGACCAAGTTCAAGACAAGATATAATGGGCGTATACCTATGAAAATCTaatagtgtgtttggatgaaatattttaatgaaaaaaatgtaATGTCTTGgagaaatttaaaatgatttggatAAAGTTCATTGTTTGGATAAAGAATATGAAGAATTgtcaaaatgataaaaaattataaattattttgttcaagttaaattttaatgattttgaAATGACACATAAAATCTAATAATTTGAAATTTCTCCCGTACTTCATAGAATGTGAAtgtcaaattaaatattaattagtattattttaaaatttgcaagttggtccttatattttaaattttaaaaattgatccttaaaatttttcaaatattGCAAATTAgtcattaataaattttaaattttataaatctaTCTCTTTAAAGTTTTAAATATTTCAACTAGGAccctatttttcaaattttaaaattggcCCAAAATTTTTAAACGTTATAAAAAAGACCCAAAACATTTAAAAATGAATAGTTTTAACACCCtatccaaataaaataatttaaaataatttaaaattttatgaattttaattaaaatatttatattatataaagtttcaaaattgatCCACACTTTAAAAATTGATCTTTAATTAAATAAAGACTCTATTATATTTGTTTAGTCTACTTTCGTGAATAAAGTCATATAGAAAAACCAAAATTGTAATTATatcttaaataattttaaaatggtGTTTATTTTCTTAACTCCTCTCTTGATTTATCTACTAAGTGTCCAAATTATGTTGCTATCACTTTGGCTTGTGCTTGTTTTATAGTGTGGAAGAAAAACATCTCACACATTATCCAAAATTTCCATTGTAATGTTCTCTATATAAGTTAATGAAGTCACGTGGTTCGCCGTAAAAAAAAAAGTGAGCATCAATCACTATAAAAGCTTGactaatattggaaaaatatagacatgactttttctttgcCTTGACGGGTAGGTAATTAATTGAGCACAAAATACTTCATGCACTTAGTCCATAACCCTTTTTGTCCGGTCCCCTTTACATATCGTATACTATAAATTCACTCTTGTATGTCCATAGTTTTTCTCATCCCTCTCtcatttccatttttttttcagtaccatacttttaaaaatataatcatGATCCGTACTATATTGATTGCATGTCATGAATTTCTTAATATGAAAATCTCAGAAGAAAAATTATCAGAAAAACTCAAAGACACCAAGGTAATAACATACCGAAATGAGTTAGCCAATACAAAGATGAGAAGAAAGACAGTCAAGAAAAGTGTGAGGTTTATGGATTCAGAACGAGATCCTCTTTTGGATAAAGACCAAGAGAAGGAGTTGGTGAAAGGAAGAGGAAGCTGCAACAGTGATTGTAGTAGTGATTTTGATGAATTTGGAGAAAGAGAAAGGATGAATATTAGAGTGAAGGTAAAGATGACAAGAGAAGAAGCTGCTAAGTTTCTGTCAAAATTTAAAGACAAGGAAGGAGCGGTTCTTCCATTCAAGGATGTTGCTCCTCATATTGTGGCTCTCCCACTCGACAGAGTTACCATTCTGTCCCCTTGAACCAGCCATATAATAGCAATTATAGTTGTAGTTTCTAGTTAGTGTGTTTTTGTTGTTTCAAAAAAAGTGTTTGTGTTACTTTTGACTACATCAATTTGTTAGTGTTGTATGCACATTTTGCAAAAACTGAAGAGAAGTGCTATTTGAATATTCTAGTATCAGTTTCAATGTTATTTGCCGTCGTCCCGTTTTAGATATGTTTAAAGATGACTAACTTGTTGGAAAAAATGTTGGCACATATGGTCCGTTGTTTTCCTCCTAAAAGATATAAAAGATATCAATTTCAATATGAGACTAGTTTAttaaagtcaatatttttttttttaagcctCTCTTAAAACTAACCAAACAATTGGACTCGAGTGGTAACTAAGGACGAATCTTCGGAAAATATCGAGTTCGATTTCTAGTagaaataatatttaatcagTGTTATGACCTCTCGACACAAACTTGAATTACAAGGTCTTCATTCTCATAGGAACCAGagcacataaataaataaaaactataagtgataaagagaaaaaaaataatttttcaatataatattg is part of the Vicia villosa cultivar HV-30 ecotype Madison, WI linkage group LG2, Vvil1.0, whole genome shotgun sequence genome and encodes:
- the LOC131647090 gene encoding uncharacterized protein LOC131647090, with protein sequence MSIVFLIPLSFPFFFQYHTFKNIIMIRTILIACHEFLNMKISEEKLSEKLKDTKVITYRNELANTKMRRKTVKKSVRFMDSERDPLLDKDQEKELVKGRGSCNSDCSSDFDEFGERERMNIRVKVKMTREEAAKFLSKFKDKEGAVLPFKDVAPHIVALPLDRVTILSP